GCCATTATGACGCTGGCATTGTTTGCAGCGCTTTCCTACACCGCATTTACCAGTAAGATGGATTTTTCTTTTTTACGTTACATTATTATTATCGGTGGTTTTGTCGCGCTGGGATTAATTATAGCCGGAATGATTTTCGGTTTTAATCTCGGTTTGTGGTTTTCAGCCGGAATGGTTCTTTTAGCTTCGGGCAGCATTATTTATGAAACAAGCAAATTGAAAAATGTTTATCAAACAAACCAATATGTGGGAGCGGCGTTGCAATTGTTCGCTTCGGTAATGTTGCTGTTCTGGTATATTCTAAGGATTTTTATGAGCAGAAGAAGTTAGACTTTGATTTTATGTAATGATTATTCGAATATTGTTTTAATAAAGANNNNNNNNNNNNNNNNNNNNNNNNNNNNNNNNNNNNNNNNNNNNNNNNNNNNNNNNNNNNNNNNNNNNNNNNNNNNNNNNNNNNNNNNNNNNNNNNNNNNNNNNNNNNNNNNNNNNNNNNNNNNNNNNNNNNNNNNNNNNNNNNNNNNNNNNNNNNNNNNNNNNNNNNNNNNNNNNNNNNNNNNNNNNNNNNNNNNNNNNNNNNNNNNNNNNNNNNNNNNNNNNNNNNNNNNNNNNNNNNNNNNNNNNNNNNNNNNNNNNNNNNNNNNNNNNNNNNNNNNNNNNNNNNNNNNNNNNNNNNNNNNNNNNNNNNNNNNNNNNNNNNNNNNNNNNNNNNNNNNNNNNNNNNNNNNNNNNNNNNNNNNNNNNNNNNNNNNNNNNNNNNNNNNNNNNNNNNNNNNNNNNNNNNNNNNNNNNNNNNNNNNNNNNNNNNNNCAAAGATATTCCTACACGTACTTTGCTAATACATATTGTCAGTTGTATTGCATTTTTGATTTTGCCGTTTGTTTCGTCACGGCGTGAAACGGACGGGGGTGTTTTTTCATTCGGACCGCCCGAAATGGAAGGTTTTATCAGTTCGCTGCTGCTTATTTTATTTTTTTACGCCAATTACTTTTATTTTCTNCCCCGGCTTGTTTATCAAAAGAAATACTTCCGGTGGGCGTTGGTGATGATAGGATGTTTCCTTTTTATTTTATTTGTATCTCATTTTATTGTGAGTCAAATAGATTTTCATNCTTTTAGGAGAGAGCCCGCGTTCACTCCGCCTTTCCCGCAACCGCCTCACAACATGCAAAATGAAAGNNCTTTNGAACATTATNTACATTCGTTCCGGTTTCAGGANTCGTTGTTGAAATTCTTGTTTGTATTGCTGCTCTCTTTTCTTCTGAAAACCAACAAACTGTGGAAAGAAACACGCGAAGAAAAACGAAAAGCGGAACTGGCTTTTCTCAAATCGCAGGTGAACCCGCATTTCCTGTTCAATACGCTGAACGGAATTTATTCGCTTTCGCTCCAAAAGTCGAAAGAAACGCCCGAAGCCATTATAAAACTCTCGGAACTGATGCGCTACGTGGTAAGTGAAATTGAAAAAGAGTATGTAACCTTGGGTAACGAAATCGATTATCTGCAAAATTACATCNATTTACAGCGTTTACGCCTGGGAGATACGGTAAAAGTAACATTCGACACTTCCGAAGCAAATCCCGATGTAAAGATTTCGCCGTTGTTGTTTATCTTTTTTGTGGAAAACGCATTCAAATATGGAATAAACACCTCNNNNNNNNNNNNNNNNNNNNNNNNNNNNNNNNNNNNNNNNNNNNNNNNNNNNNNNNNNNNNNNNNNNNNNNNNNNNNNNNNNNNNNNNNNNNNNNNNNNNNNNNNNNNNNNNNNNNNNNNNNNNNNNNNNNNNNNNNNNNNNNNNNNNNNNNNNNATTGAATTTTATAAAAACCTGCCGGAAAAACCGTCGGTGATATTTACTACCGCTTTTTCAGAATATGCTGTGGACGGATTTAATGTAAACGCTGTGGATTATTTACTNAAACCATATACGGAACANCGTTTCAATCAGGCAATTCAAAAAGCCGTTCAACACTTCAANCTCCAAATAAAAGAAAAACGTATTTTAACGCTGCGCACCAANTACAGTATAAAATCCATAGAAATAGATAATATACAACTTATCGAAAGTTTCGACGATTACATTACAATTCGTTTCGCAAATGGAGAACCGCTGGAANTNAGAATGACNNTGAAAAAAATAATGGAACTTTTGCCCGCCGATGAATTTATCCGCGTTCACCGCTCTTTTATTGTTTCTTTCAAGTGTATTTCGGAAGTGCGGAATAAAACGATATTCATCGGGAAAAGAAAAATCCCTGTCAGCTCNACGTACGAAAAAGAGTTTTTCGACCGTTTTCAATCGATATAAAAACCCTGTTTACCGCAACATTTCACCCGATTACCGCAAAGTAACGATTCTGTAATAAGTATTTCTATATTTTTACGTTATAAAACAGAAAAATGAAAATAAATCAATCGTTTTTCTGTCTATTTATTATGGATGTAGAATTATGAACAGAAATTTACTCTAAAATTATTCGTTTATGAAAATTTTAATCAAACCTATTATTCTGTGTTTGCTACTGCTCCTTTTATCAATAACAAAGGGNTANGCTCAAACAATGTTAATTACTCTCACAGACGGCGCTACGAAAACATATTCCATTTCTTCTTCTTCAAAAATTTATTTCGAGCAGGACAACCTCATTTTTGCCGAGACACAAGCCGCTACTCCTGTGAGCAGTATTCATAAAATTACATTTAACACGCCTTCGGGAGTAAACGACATAATTTCGAATAACGTTCAAATAAGTATTTTTCCTAATCCGGCTACCGATTTTATCTCAGTGAAAAATGCTCCGGATGAAACGTGTCAGGTAAATATCTTCAGCGCTACCGGAATGTTGATGCTTTCCGTAAATGTGAATTCATCGGCGGAAAAAATAAACGTGAGTAACCTCGCGAAAGGAATATATTTGGTAAAAGTGAAAAACATAACCGCTAAATTTATAAAATTATGAAGAAAACAATTATACTCTTGTTTATCATCGTTGCTGCGGTTAGTTTATTTGCCACCGACTATTTGTTTATTTTTCAGAAGGATAATACCGTTACTTCTATTGACAGAGCAACCATCGACAGTATTAAATTTACATCCTATCAAACGGAACTGACTGTTTATAAAAACACTTTATCCACGAGCGCTTTCACACTTTCCAATATCGACAGCATCACTTTCGGCTCTTTTTCGGACGAAACAATAAAAATAGTTTACAACGGTTCAAGCGCAACCATAACCAATCCTTTTGAAAACAAAGGGGTAAATATCACGGTTTCAGGCGCGGATGTAACCGTAAATTCCGCTTTTTACGATAAAGAACTGACATATAACATTTCAGGAAACACTACGGACGGTTCTTTTAAAATATACAGCAACTACCGGTATATTTTGGATTTCAACGGTGCATCCGTTACCAACANCGANGGTCCCGCCGTNAATATNCAATCAAAGAAAAAATGCACCATTCATTTAACGGACGGTACAACAAATACCTTGGCTGACGGAACAAGTTACGCCACNAGCGATGAAGACCAAAAAGCGACGCTTTTTGCCGAAGGACAAATAATATTTACAGGAGCAGGAACATTNAANGTTTCAAGTAAATCCAAACACGGCATTTGCAGCGACGATTATATTTCCGTAGAAAACGGAACAATTAACGTTACTTCGGCTGCCAAAGACGCTATTCACGCCGGCGATTATTTCAAAATGAGCGGAGGAGCGTTGATCCTCTCTCCTACTTTGGACGGTATTGATTCCGAAGGATATGTAAATATCTCAGGCGGAAGCATCACTTACACCAATTCCACTGCCGACACAAAAGCAATTAAGAGCGACAGTATTATGAATATTTCCGCAGGAATAATCAATCTTACCATAAATGGAAATCAATCAAAAGGATTAAAGGCTGGTCAAAATATGACACTTTCAGGAGGAACATACACAATTAACACGTCAGGAGCAGTTGTGTTGGAAGCATCCGGTTCCGGTTATGATCCTTCCTATTGTACTGCAATTAAAGGAGATAGTTCGGTAGTGATTAGCGGCGGAACTTATACCATTAAGGCGACAGGCGCGGGAGGAAAGGGAATTTCGGTGGATAAAAACTTCACTATGACGAGCGGAACACTTAACATAACCACATCAGGAAACGGCGCTACTTACACAAACAGTTCGGGAGCAAAAGACGCTTACTCCGCCGCAGCCATTTCAGTAGATGGAAACGNGGTTGTTACTGCCGGAAATATCACNACCTCAAGCAGCGGTACGGGNGGGAAAGGAATTTCAGCCAATGGAAGCATTACCATCGGAGATTCTTCTAACAGTCCTGTAATAAACGTTACCACTACCGGAACAAAATTTTTAGTAAGCGGTTCTGATTACGATCACCCGAAAACAATGAAAAGCGACACAAACGTAACCATAAACAACGGCGCTATCACGCTTACTTCTTCCGACGACGGAATTCACGCGGAAAAACTTTATACCCAAAACGGTGGAAATGTTACGGTAACAAAATCGTATGAAGGAGTGGAAGGTTTTAATATCACATTGAACGCCGGAACACTTAATGTAACCGCTTCAAATGACGGAGTTAACGCGACGGCAGGTACTACTTCGGGAGGCACGGAAAGCAACGACGGCAGCAGTTTAAATGTAAACGGCGGAACATTAATTACAACTTGTACCAACGGAGATGCCATAGACAGTAATGGAAACGTTTATGTAAAAGGAGGATTGGTGGTTGCAAACGGACCTCAAAGCGGTGTGGAAGAAGCCGCCGACTTTAACGGCTCCTTTACAATTTCCGGAGGAACTTTTATTGGAGCCGGCTCCAATTCAAATATGACCAAAGCGATGAGCACAAGTTCAACGCAGGTAAATATGCTTATCAAATCATCATCGTTAATCAGTAGTTCTACGCTCCTGCACATACAAAACAGTTCTGGAACAGACATATTGACTTTTAAACCGCAAAACGGAGGATATTACTTTTTGTTTTCTTCTCCAAGTTTAGCAAAAGGAAATTCGTATTCAATATACACGGGAGGAAGTTACAGCGGAGGAACCAACACCAACGGATATATGACAGGCGGAACCTATACCGCAGGAACTTCTAAAAAAACGGTAACACTTTCATCGTCAAGTACCGTTAATACAGTCACAATGTAATAATAAATAATTAAATGATGTAATTTTTGCAATAGTTTTGTAATATTATCTTATTTTTGTAGTGAATTTATACAATAAGCCATATTATTCCGTCCTAAAATTAACTACCATAACTTTTAAGTGGGGATAAGGTGATTACAATATTGCATTGGCTTTAGCGAAAATCTAAATTTGAGCTAAAACCATTGATTTTTTACAATTTGTCGTCGGATGGTATAAATGTGATAATAATTAAGAGGCGGATTAGAACATATTGCAAAGAACAAATTCTATTTTTAATAAATGAAAGATTTTNTGGATATAATCAATGATTTTGAACCCATCACGCTTGAGAAAATGTCTCAGGTGGCATTGTTGGATAGAATTGATACGAAGTTTATTTTTCACAGGGATAAATTGAACGATATTTTACTCGAAGCCAANAAAAACTATCGTGTTCTGGAAATAAACAAATTGCAATATTCCGACTACGAAACAAGTTATTTCGACACCGAAAATTACAAATTTTATCACGACCACCATAATCAGCGTGGAAGCAGATACAAAGTACGGACACGAAGTTACGTTAATTCGGATTTGCATTTTTTTGAAATAAAACACAAATCAAATCAGGGCAGAACAATCAAGAGCCGCGTACAGATTCCCTGTCACGAATCGATAATTGAAGGAGAAGCCGCAAAATTACTGCACAAAAAAGTGGGCATTTCTTCCGAACTATTGAAAAAAACAATCCAAATTAACTGCAAACGCGCGACGCTCGTAAACAAACAATTAACCGAAAGAGTTACCATTGATTTTGATATGAAATATTTTATTGATGACGAATGGCACACCTTTCCCGAAGTAGTGATTGTGGAAGTAAAACAGAATAAAACAAGCGATTCTTTATTTTTAAACATTATGCGGGAAAAACACATCCGTTCCGAATCGCTGAGTAAATACAGTTTTGGCGTGGCTAACTTCATAACCGGAATCAAAAAAAACAATTTTAAAACACAGTTATCATATGTTCACAAAATTTGCAAACAAAATGCGGTTTAACTTACTCACCGCTTTTATTTTATTCCTTTTATTCACTCCGGCGGCTTCTATCTTGGCACAAAACACAGAAGAGTCGGACACCGAAACTGAAGTCGTAGATAACAATAACACCGTAATATTAAGTCCTGACAGCTTGTTAAAGGCAAGTTTTAAAGCGATTATTAAACCTCCAAAAAACAAAGCCGAAGTTGAACTAAACGGACATTTCTACTTTAGTTTAGTGATAGACTTAGCTATGTTGCTCCTCATTATCGGAACCATTTACTATCCTAATTACAAAAAATTAGATACCGTTTTCACCTTTGCCTTGTTCAATGTAGCTATTTTTCTGCTTACCTTTTTACTTAATCAGGTAAAAATATCTATGGGAGCCGCATTCGGGCTTTTTGCGGTATTTTCCATGCTCCGTTACAGAACCGCAGGCATTAGCGTTAAAGATATGACATATCTCTTTATCTTTATCACTATGGGGTTGTTAAGCGGAATTCAGCTTCAGGTGGGGGAACTTTTAATTGTTTTCGGAATTATTTTCATTATGATTCTCTTGCTCGATACCAAAATTCTTATCAAACGAGAATCCACAAAAATTGTATTTTTTGAAGACATTAATTTAATTCATGCCGATAAAGAAAAAGAATTGATAGAAGAACTTAAAATCCGTACNGGATTGAACGTTCACCGCATTTCAATAGAAGAAATCTCTTATCTTCGCGACAGCGCTACCATTACCATTTATTATTATGAGTAAGAAAAAAATATTTTTATCACTTTTTTTGTTACTTGNTGTCGNTTNCGTAAANGCNCAATCGGAATACGGAACTTGGACAAGCATTTCAATAGATAAAAAAATAAATAAAAAATGGAGTGTAGAAGCCGAAACCGAGCTGCGAACCATTTATTACGTCCGCTTAATTAACCGCTGGAGCGTAGGTTTGAACGCCACATACAAAATTATAAAACCATTGGAGATAAACGCCGGCTATCAGTTTATGAATGTGCTCGATCAAAAATACCTGAATTACCAATTTAGAAACCGTTTTGATGCGGATGTGACCGGGAAACAGAAATTAGGAGATTTTTCGTTTTCACTTGCCGAGGGAGTTCAGGTTACCACCAAAAACGACAGCAAAAGAGCGGACGATTACGGCATTATCGACACATATAAAATTAATCCTGCGTGGATATGGAAAAACTCACTGAAGACAGAATATAACATTCCAAAATGTAAACTCACGCCCGGTTTTGAATTTAAAACATATTATACTTTGAACGACCCCGATGGAAATAGTATGGATAAACTTAGATATACGCTTTATTTCAAATATAAATTGAATAAACGTAATTCGGTGAACATTTTCGGAGTTTTAAATAAAGAATTGGGAGAGGATGAAGCAGATTATTCCGGAAAATACATTGTGGGGGTAAAATACAATTATACTTGGAAATAAATCCTGATTATGAAAAACATAGTTAATTACATACTTTTCATTCTTACATTTTCTCTTATTATAGTTTCGTGCGATCCTGAAAATGTGATAGACACACCCGACAAAGGCAAAGCCGAAACCGCTGCCGACTACATCTGGGACGACTCGAACGTAAAAACAATCTCTTTCAGTAATACTTCCATAAGCGCTTCATCGCCGGATGTAATCATCAACGGAACAACCGCTACCATTACTAAGGCAGGTTATTATTCCGTAAGTGGAAATTTAACCGACGGACAACTCATTGTAAATGCTCCCAAAGCAAAAATGAAGATTATGTTGAGCGGAGTAACGATGAGTAACTCAACAACTGCTCCCGTTTACATTCAAAGTGCATCGAAAGTAATTGTTTTCCTCAAAACGGGAACAACAAATACTTTTTCAGACGCTTCGATATACACAAATACAGGCGAACCAAAAGCTACTTTCTTCAGCAATGCTTACCTTGCTTTTACCGGCGATGGAACTCTCACAATACAAGGAAATTACAACGATGGCATTTCCTGCGACGATGAAATTATAATCAACAACGGAAAGATAAATGTAAGCGCTTTGGACGACGCTATCAGAGCTAAAGATTATTTACTTATTCACGATGGCAAAATAAATTGCACAGGAATTACAGGACACGCGTTAAAAGCGGATAGTACGGATGTTCCGGGACGCGGATACGTAAAAATTGACGGCGGAGATTTTTCATTGTCTTCTGCTCAAGGAGACGGAATACATACTTACAAAAGAATCATCATTGAAGATGGAATTTTTGACATAACATCAGACGACAGTCAAGCATTGCGCAGCGATTCATTAGTGCTTATTTCAGGCGGTACAATCAATGTTACCAATTCAAAACAAGGAATAGAATCTCCTTACATTACAATAGCAGGCGGAACAACCAACATAAGCACGTCTAAAATAGCCATAAATGCCACATTCGGTAATTCAACCGCGACAGCCGACAGCAGTTTATTAACCGTTTCGGGAGGAAATTTAAACGTAAACTCATTAAGTTACGCATTCTCCAGCGATGGAAATATCAACATAAGCGGAGGAACAACGGTATTGCAAGGAGCTTTGTCCACATCAAAACCGGTAGTGAGATATGCGGGAGAATTTACCATTTCAAACGGTTTGTTTATCGGTTGCGGACCAAATGCGGGCTCGGCAATAAAAGGTTTTAGCGCCGCTTCCACGCAAAACAGCGTAAAAATCGCCTCCTCTTCCATAGCCACAAACCTCATTAACATACAAAATGCCGGCGGAAATTCATTAGCCACATTTAAGCCCATCCGAACTTCTTATTACATTCTTTTTTCTTCACCCGCACTACAAACGGCAGGTTCTTACTCCATTTTCAGCGGAGGAAGTTACACGGGTGGAACCTCCCAAAACGGATATTATACCAACGGAACGTATAGCGGCGGAACTAAAAAAACAACGTTTACCGTTTCATCCAACATCACGGAAGTAAGTTTTTAACCGGGAAAATAAGGACAAACGACCAATAAATTTTGGTGAGTTTGACAAATAAGATATGTTTCACAATTATTTCACTCCCCTTTTATAACGGGGAGTTCGTTTTTTGGTATGGTCGCAATCAAGTGTATCTATTATATGGAGTTATCTTCTTATCGGTAGGCACAATTTGTATTACAATTCTTTTAGAACAATAGAAAGTAAAAACGGACTATAATTTTTTTTGCTTATTTTTGTGTTTTAAAAATAAATCTATGAACTG
The genomic region above belongs to uncultured Paludibacter sp. and contains:
- a CDS encoding Response regulator of the LytR/AlgR family (fragment), which codes for MIFTTAFSEYAVDGFNVNAVDYLLKPYTEXRFNQAIQKAVQHFXLQIKEKRILTLRTXYSIKSIEIDNIQLIESFDDYITIRFANGEPLEXRMTXKKIMELLPADEFIRVHRSFIVSFKCISEVRNKTIFIGKRKIPVSSTYEKEFFDRFQSI
- a CDS encoding exported hypothetical protein (Evidence 5 : Unknown function); its protein translation is MKILIKPIILCLLLLLLSITKGXAQTMLITLTDGATKTYSISSSSKIYFEQDNLIFAETQAATPVSSIHKITFNTPSGVNDIISNNVQISIFPNPATDFISVKNAPDETCQVNIFSATGMLMLSVNVNSSAEKINVSNLAKGIYLVKVKNITAKFIKL
- a CDS encoding conserved hypothetical protein (Evidence 4 : Unknown function but conserved in other organisms), whose amino-acid sequence is MKKTIILLFIIVAAVSLFATDYLFIFQKDNTVTSIDRATIDSIKFTSYQTELTVYKNTLSTSAFTLSNIDSITFGSFSDETIKIVYNGSSATITNPFENKGVNITVSGADVTVNSAFYDKELTYNISGNTTDGSFKIYSNYRYILDFNGASVTNXXGPAVNXQSKKKCTIHLTDGTTNTLADGTSYATSDEDQKATLFAEGQIIFTGAGTXXVSSKSKHGICSDDYISVENGTINVTSAAKDAIHAGDYFKMSGGALILSPTLDGIDSEGYVNISGGSITYTNSTADTKAIKSDSIMNISAGIINLTINGNQSKGLKAGQNMTLSGGTYTINTSGAVVLEASGSGYDPSYCTAIKGDSSVVISGGTYTIKATGAGGKGISVDKNFTMTSGTLNITTSGNGATYTNSSGAKDAYSAAAISVDGNXVVTAGNITTSSSGTGGKGISANGSITIGDSSNSPVINVTTTGTKFLVSGSDYDHPKTMKSDTNVTINNGAITLTSSDDGIHAEKLYTQNGGNVTVTKSYEGVEGFNITLNAGTLNVTASNDGVNATAGTTSGGTESNDGSSLNVNGGTLITTCTNGDAIDSNGNVYVKGGLVVANGPQSGVEEAADFNGSFTISGGTFIGAGSNSNMTKAMSTSSTQVNMLIKSSSLISSSTLLHIQNSSGTDILTFKPQNGGYYFLFSSPSLAKGNSYSIYTGGSYSGGTNTNGYMTGGTYTAGTSKKTVTLSSSSTVNTVTM
- a CDS encoding putative VTC domain-containing protein (Evidence 3 : Putative function from multiple computational evidences), which gives rise to MKDFXDIINDFEPITLEKMSQVALLDRIDTKFIFHRDKLNDILLEAXKNYRVLEINKLQYSDYETSYFDTENYKFYHDHHNQRGSRYKVRTRSYVNSDLHFFEIKHKSNQGRTIKSRVQIPCHESIIEGEAAKLLHKKVGISSELLKKTIQINCKRATLVNKQLTERVTIDFDMKYFIDDEWHTFPEVVIVEVKQNKTSDSLFLNIMREKHIRSESLSKYSFGVANFITGIKKNNFKTQLSYVHKICKQNAV
- a CDS encoding conserved membrane hypothetical protein (Evidence 4 : Unknown function but conserved in other organisms), with translation MFTKFANKMRFNLLTAFILFLLFTPAASILAQNTEESDTETEVVDNNNTVILSPDSLLKASFKAIIKPPKNKAEVELNGHFYFSLVIDLAMLLLIIGTIYYPNYKKLDTVFTFALFNVAIFLLTFLLNQVKISMGAAFGLFAVFSMLRYRTAGISVKDMTYLFIFITMGLLSGIQLQVGELLIVFGIIFIMILLLDTKILIKRESTKIVFFEDINLIHADKEKELIEELKIRTGLNVHRISIEEISYLRDSATITIYYYE
- a CDS encoding exported hypothetical protein (Evidence 5 : Unknown function), with amino-acid sequence MSKKKIFLSLFLLLXVXXVXAQSEYGTWTSISIDKKINKKWSVEAETELRTIYYVRLINRWSVGLNATYKIIKPLEINAGYQFMNVLDQKYLNYQFRNRFDADVTGKQKLGDFSFSLAEGVQVTTKNDSKRADDYGIIDTYKINPAWIWKNSLKTEYNIPKCKLTPGFEFKTYYTLNDPDGNSMDKLRYTLYFKYKLNKRNSVNIFGVLNKELGEDEADYSGKYIVGVKYNYTWK
- a CDS encoding conserved hypothetical protein (Evidence 4 : Unknown function but conserved in other organisms) translates to MKNIVNYILFILTFSLIIVSCDPENVIDTPDKGKAETAADYIWDDSNVKTISFSNTSISASSPDVIINGTTATITKAGYYSVSGNLTDGQLIVNAPKAKMKIMLSGVTMSNSTTAPVYIQSASKVIVFLKTGTTNTFSDASIYTNTGEPKATFFSNAYLAFTGDGTLTIQGNYNDGISCDDEIIINNGKINVSALDDAIRAKDYLLIHDGKINCTGITGHALKADSTDVPGRGYVKIDGGDFSLSSAQGDGIHTYKRIIIEDGIFDITSDDSQALRSDSLVLISGGTINVTNSKQGIESPYITIAGGTTNISTSKIAINATFGNSTATADSSLLTVSGGNLNVNSLSYAFSSDGNINISGGTTVLQGALSTSKPVVRYAGEFTISNGLFIGCGPNAGSAIKGFSAASTQNSVKIASSSIATNLINIQNAGGNSLATFKPIRTSYYILFSSPALQTAGSYSIFSGGSYTGGTSQNGYYTNGTYSGGTKKTTFTVSSNITEVSF